In Patescibacteria group bacterium, one DNA window encodes the following:
- a CDS encoding DUF2207 domain-containing protein, whose product MKNKIKKNKLGILLLFSVFCFLFSWPVFAQDNFNINDLNLNIDLNDIPVAKSYVYDNFDVDIFINPDSTFTVEENETFKFTGGPWHYVFRGIAYKDLDSIKNIEVFGEDGNPWPSNALEIYNESGEKKIKINFEDLYDKTYTWKIKYTVTGGLGYYKTWDEIFWNVVPQNRDVNINQTKATIHLPKEVNKNDLKIASYIGFSGSKKSAEKSEIVDGKTMVFENGVLYPGDNFTIVAGWPRGVITRAIRWWKVGRNTTTVFGIIMPFLFALILFLVWLTHGRDRKMKAIFARYEPPKNMSPSLMGALYDEKVQTRDVNAIFINLAVLGYISIKEYKKGKYEFTKLKEADSKLAVYEKEFLKEMFSVEAGDNKKVTTEDLKYKFSDVLASTKATIYRDLKMKGYFKQSPNVIRGLYFGFGIGLLIVSFILIFFPLRFISVGWLSYGLFCSGILTIIISGAMPKRTEEGMKVLEEIIGFRDYLYTAERFRLGQVDLKKFEKFLPYAMVLKVEKEWANRFSDIYKEPPNWYMPYYAYSGMALMHGQMASDMAFSTSTFVNNISSMSSDVHSVMASVQSSGSGFGGGGGGGGGAGGGGGGGSGGAG is encoded by the coding sequence ATGAAAAACAAAATAAAAAAAAATAAATTAGGAATTTTATTACTGTTTTCTGTTTTCTGTTTTCTGTTTTCTTGGCCTGTTTTTGCTCAGGATAATTTTAATATCAATGATTTAAATTTAAATATTGATTTGAATGATATTCCAGTAGCAAAAAGTTATGTCTATGATAATTTTGATGTTGATATTTTCATAAATCCTGATTCTACTTTTACAGTAGAAGAAAATGAAACTTTTAAATTTACTGGCGGACCTTGGCATTATGTTTTTCGAGGCATTGCTTATAAAGATTTAGATAGTATAAAAAATATTGAAGTTTTTGGGGAAGATGGAAACCCTTGGCCGTCAAATGCTTTAGAGATTTATAATGAAAGCGGAGAAAAAAAGATAAAAATAAATTTTGAAGATTTGTATGATAAGACTTATACTTGGAAAATAAAATATACTGTAACAGGAGGATTAGGATATTATAAAACTTGGGATGAAATATTTTGGAATGTGGTTCCTCAAAATAGGGATGTAAATATTAATCAGACAAAAGCGACTATTCATTTGCCAAAAGAAGTTAATAAGAATGATTTGAAAATTGCTAGCTATATTGGATTTTCTGGTTCTAAAAAATCTGCGGAAAAATCAGAAATAGTTGATGGCAAGACAATGGTTTTTGAAAATGGAGTTCTATATCCAGGCGATAATTTTACAATTGTTGCAGGTTGGCCAAGAGGCGTTATTACTCGAGCAATTAGATGGTGGAAGGTTGGAAGGAATACAACAACTGTTTTTGGTATTATTATGCCTTTTCTTTTTGCTTTGATATTATTTTTAGTTTGGCTAACACATGGAAGAGATCGAAAAATGAAGGCAATTTTTGCGAGATATGAACCGCCAAAAAATATGTCGCCATCTTTAATGGGTGCTTTGTATGATGAAAAAGTGCAGACACGCGATGTTAATGCAATTTTTATTAATTTAGCAGTTTTGGGTTATATTAGTATCAAAGAATATAAAAAAGGAAAATATGAATTTACAAAATTAAAAGAGGCGGATTCCAAATTAGCAGTTTACGAAAAAGAATTTTTGAAAGAGATGTTTAGTGTTGAAGCAGGCGATAACAAAAAAGTAACAACAGAAGATCTGAAGTATAAATTTTCTGATGTTTTAGCAAGTACAAAAGCAACGATTTATCGAGATTTAAAAATGAAAGGCTATTTTAAGCAAAGTCCAAATGTTATTCGTGGATTATATTTTGGTTTTGGAATTGGATTGTTGATTGTATCTTTTATTTTAATATTTTTTCCTTTAAGATTTATTTCAGTGGGTTGGCTAAGTTATGGATTATTTTGTTCTGGTATTTTAACAATAATTATTTCAGGAGCGATGCCAAAAAGAACAGAAGAAGGCATGAAAGTTTTAGAAGAGATAATTGGTTTTAGAGATTATTTGTATACTGCAGAACGTTTTAGATTGGGCCAAGTTGATTTGAAAAAATTTGAAAAATTCTTGCCTTATGCAATGGTATTGAAAGTTGAAAAAGAATGGGCAAATAGATTTTCAGATATTTATAAAGAACCGCCAAATTGGTATATGCCATATTATGCATATTCTGGAATGGCATTGATGCATGGGCAAATGGCATCAGACATGGCTTTTTCGACATCAACATTCGTTAATAATATTTCTTCAATGTCATCTGATGTCCATTCTGTGATGGCATCTGTACAATCTTCCGGATCTGGTTTTGGTGGCGGTGGCGGAGGTGGCGGAGGAGCTGGTGGTGGAGGTGGAGGCGGATCAGGAGGAGCGGGATGA
- a CDS encoding LemA family protein has product MADKGKIMMIFVWVLIAILAIAIIWVIAAYNGLITLRNRTQEAWSDIDVQLKRRYDLIPNLVNTVKGYATHEKGVFEKVTQARANALNAEKAGDIAGSAKAENMLSGALKSLFAVAEAYPDLKANQNFLDLQQQLADTEDKIQASRRFYNGNVRDFNTKQEVFPTNVIANMFAFKPAAFFEIENEVEKKNVEVKF; this is encoded by the coding sequence ATGGCGGACAAAGGCAAAATTATGATGATTTTTGTGTGGGTGTTGATTGCAATTCTTGCAATCGCAATTATTTGGGTAATTGCAGCGTATAATGGATTAATTACATTGCGTAATCGAACGCAAGAAGCGTGGAGTGATATTGATGTTCAATTAAAAAGAAGATATGATTTGATTCCAAATTTGGTAAATACTGTCAAAGGATATGCAACTCATGAAAAAGGAGTTTTTGAAAAAGTTACACAGGCAAGGGCTAACGCATTGAATGCAGAAAAAGCTGGTGATATTGCAGGTTCAGCAAAAGCAGAAAATATGTTATCAGGCGCATTGAAATCTTTGTTTGCAGTAGCTGAAGCTTATCCAGATTTAAAAGCGAATCAGAATTTTTTGGATTTACAACAACAATTAGCTGATACAGAAGATAAAATCCAAGCTTCAAGAAGATTTTACAATGGCAATGTTAGAGATTTTAATACGAAACAAGAAGTATTTCCAACAAATGTTATTGCTAACATGTTTGCGTTTAAACCGGCTGCATTTTTTGAGATAGAGAATGAAGTAGAAAAGAAAAATGTGGAAGTCAAGTTTTAA
- a CDS encoding YncE family protein, whose protein sequence is MRKRLQMVLFCLMFLVLGALGFTKPIFAAPFAYIANSLDNTVSVIDEASSTVIKTIGVGTAPHGVAINPAGTKAYISNYESSNVSVIDVASQTLINNITVGTHPNFLAGNSAGTRLYVGNQDSDNVYVIDMTSDTAIGTISIGDEVGGIAISLDNSKAYVVDSNNDRVRIVNLVNDANTITKDVSVGVDPVGVIISPVGDKVYISNTYGGADGTVSVIDVATDTVSGSIAVGKNPYSMAINEDGTRLYVANLLSGSISVVDTSIRSVISTFTIGTMPMGIDFNSTEDGLLVVDYAGNKVYEINSSTGALLNTIAVGNGPVSFYNFVTPTPATPTPEPTTVEIQQQNLVDGKRVKLKKALKKQTIEGQDLKLYFKKLPTKLTKGSKYYMKWKKNTKYPKGITKVKKTAMKKVWKLNTNLKKYKAKTKKQNYKIKVTVQYTDNELKAMKKEAKKKGGKVKEDELLLVAKVIGNDGKWFWTPVTSIWTDVVLNHSVENNTISFEFTKKSKNSVLTNLPNEANFAIIDSGYSGVGEGIGGADSQVNAFAVYDGDLYAGGKFTSIGGVRMNNIARWDGTSWTAVGNARRVGVNDRVDSLQVYDGDLYVGGKFTEAGSGISVNHLAKWNGRWSGVVSRNSTLDLPDNIYTINEMEVYNNELDVVTSEHDPCNSNLYRWDNEFFRVVGLSSSTNFPSYGCGDITSLETYNNQLYIAENFISNIFPYDAFEPYVFKWDGQNVTNFTLPDAHVYVRYNIVLKSWNGKLYITRSEPGGYRYFDINEFDGHNFQEIRGPFYLSVTGSVSCFEGYGHKLYVGGDMNTAHFSHGVFEGAENGIMSWNSSYGWDSSWSSVGYGLWRDDNRIPVVNAMISYDGYLFMGGKFTGSGGLDFNNIAKYRAID, encoded by the coding sequence ATGAGAAAACGTTTACAAATGGTTTTGTTTTGCCTAATGTTTTTGGTATTGGGAGCTTTGGGATTTACAAAACCAATTTTCGCAGCGCCATTTGCATATATTGCAAATTCTCTTGATAACACAGTTTCAGTAATTGATGAAGCTTCTTCTACAGTAATTAAGACAATAGGAGTTGGTACTGCACCTCATGGTGTGGCAATCAATCCTGCTGGAACAAAAGCATACATCAGTAATTATGAAAGCAGCAATGTTTCAGTAATTGATGTTGCGTCTCAAACGCTCATTAATAACATAACAGTTGGTACTCATCCAAATTTTTTAGCAGGCAATAGCGCTGGTACTCGGCTATATGTTGGTAATCAAGATAGTGATAATGTTTATGTAATTGATATGACTAGCGATACAGCTATTGGTACAATTTCAATAGGAGATGAAGTTGGAGGAATTGCAATTTCTTTGGATAATAGCAAAGCATATGTAGTGGATAGTAATAATGATAGAGTGAGAATAGTTAATTTAGTTAATGATGCAAATACAATTACAAAAGATGTGTCAGTAGGAGTAGATCCAGTAGGAGTAATAATTAGTCCAGTAGGAGACAAGGTTTATATTTCTAATACATATGGCGGTGCAGATGGTACAGTGTCAGTGATTGATGTGGCGACAGATACAGTTTCAGGAAGTATTGCGGTAGGAAAAAATCCATATTCAATGGCGATCAATGAAGATGGAACACGTCTTTATGTGGCTAATTTGTTATCTGGTTCAATATCAGTTGTTGATACGAGTATTAGATCAGTAATATCAACTTTTACTATAGGAACAATGCCAATGGGAATTGATTTTAATTCTACAGAAGATGGATTATTAGTAGTTGATTATGCAGGTAACAAAGTGTATGAAATTAATTCATCAACAGGTGCCTTACTAAATACTATTGCTGTAGGTAATGGGCCAGTTTCATTTTACAATTTTGTGACACCAACTCCAGCGACACCAACTCCAGAGCCAACAACAGTTGAGATACAACAACAGAATCTAGTTGATGGAAAGAGAGTTAAATTAAAGAAAGCATTAAAGAAGCAAACAATAGAAGGTCAAGATTTAAAATTGTATTTTAAGAAATTGCCAACTAAATTAACAAAAGGCAGCAAATATTACATGAAATGGAAAAAGAATACAAAATATCCAAAAGGAATTACGAAAGTCAAGAAGACGGCGATGAAGAAAGTTTGGAAATTGAATACTAATCTTAAAAAGTATAAGGCGAAGACTAAAAAGCAGAATTACAAGATAAAGGTGACTGTGCAATATACAGACAATGAGTTAAAGGCGATGAAGAAAGAAGCTAAGAAAAAAGGTGGTAAAGTAAAGGAAGATGAATTACTTTTAGTTGCAAAAGTTATTGGAAATGATGGAAAATGGTTTTGGACACCTGTGACAAGTATTTGGACAGATGTTGTTTTAAATCATAGCGTTGAGAATAATACGATAAGTTTTGAGTTTACGAAAAAATCGAAAAATTCAGTATTGACAAATTTACCGAATGAAGCTAATTTTGCAATTATTGATTCAGGATATAGCGGTGTTGGAGAAGGAATAGGTGGCGCAGATAGTCAAGTAAATGCTTTTGCAGTTTATGATGGCGATCTTTATGCTGGTGGAAAGTTTACATCAATTGGTGGAGTAAGAATGAATAATATTGCTAGATGGGATGGGACATCTTGGACTGCAGTAGGTAATGCAAGACGTGTCGGAGTAAATGATCGGGTAGATTCTTTACAAGTATATGACGGTGATCTATATGTTGGTGGTAAATTTACGGAAGCTGGCAGTGGTATTTCTGTTAATCATCTTGCTAAGTGGAATGGTAGATGGAGTGGTGTTGTTAGTAGAAACTCGACTTTAGATTTGCCGGATAATATATATACGATTAACGAAATGGAGGTCTATAATAATGAACTTGATGTAGTAACAAGCGAGCATGATCCATGTAACAGCAATTTGTATAGATGGGATAATGAATTTTTTAGAGTTGTTGGTTTAAGTTCTTCTACAAATTTTCCTTCTTATGGTTGTGGAGATATAACTTCTTTAGAAACTTATAATAATCAATTATATATAGCTGAAAATTTTATATCCAATATTTTTCCATATGATGCTTTTGAACCATACGTTTTTAAATGGGATGGTCAGAATGTTACAAATTTTACACTTCCAGATGCACACGTTTATGTACGATATAATATAGTTTTAAAATCTTGGAATGGTAAGCTTTATATAACTAGATCAGAACCAGGTGGATATAGATATTTTGATATCAATGAGTTTGATGGTCATAATTTTCAAGAAATAAGAGGTCCATTCTATTTAAGTGTTACTGGATCAGTTAGTTGTTTTGAGGGATATGGTCATAAACTTTATGTAGGTGGAGATATGAATACTGCTCATTTTAGTCATGGTGTTTTTGAAGGAGCAGAGAATGGTATTATGAGTTGGAATAGTAGTTATGGTTGGGATAGTTCTTGGTCTTCAGTTGGTTATGGCTTATGGAGAGATGACAACAGAATTCCTGTTGTTAATGCTATGATTTCTTATGATGGTTATCTATTTATGGGTGGAAAATTTACTGGTTCAGGAGGATTGGATTTTAATAATATTGCGAAATATCGGGCCATAGATTAA
- a CDS encoding S8 family serine peptidase, giving the protein MKKKYLVFLFGAVFILCVSILLADKPIVFGQNEDNLVKINSINKASYKKGELIVKFKKNIFAKNAIELGNVSISPKKVKDESIKKLNSKIGVEKIVKLYKTKNKNISESGSVSIVKPKGVKSVNLKNLYKIVFPKKTNITDAVNQYNANSNVLYAEPNYKTEIMLTPNDPYYSSFGSWGQDFFDMYGLYNISAGNAWNQTIGSSNVTVAVIDTGLDYNHSDIADNVWINTDEISNNGIDDDNNGYIDDYRGYDFVNNDADPIDDYGHGTHCSGTIAAVTNNEVGVAGVSWSSKIMPVKFLNSSGSGYYSDAILAIQYSVDNGAQILSNSWGGYGSSQGLQDAINYAYSNGAIFVAAAGNSNWDASYFQPAGMDNVLTVSAVDYNETKASFSNYGDEVDVAAPGVNILSLRASGTTMGSVVGSNYTIASGTSMATPHVAGLAALILAAHPTMSNQEIENNIKNYADDKGATGFDIYYGYGRINAEQAVLAAPVSLSSDFSTISALPTRVSVNSSASITVTVKNVYNVVVAGKKVILTTNFGTLSKTSGYTNSLGQLSVDLTSSLAGTARVEASVNGQSLGNTNIEFITTNDITPPAKVDNFTAKAGSKSVTLYWTNPDDVDLAGIIIRRKTGGYPINKTDGHLVSQGLKSSVTDNGLENKQTYYYVAFAYDTNNNYSEASFAKAKPMKKKGSDSIPPTPVRKLKLAQVDGKVRITWKNPINSDFSGVLIKRSENGFPVLPKQGDKIYRGIGEKVGNSNLRKAADKSVSKNKVYYYSIFAFDDASNYSLFRSKLIFVK; this is encoded by the coding sequence ATGAAAAAAAAGTATTTAGTGTTTTTATTCGGTGCAGTCTTTATTTTGTGTGTTAGTATTTTGTTGGCTGATAAACCAATAGTATTTGGTCAAAATGAAGATAATTTAGTAAAAATTAATTCAATAAATAAAGCAAGCTATAAAAAAGGTGAATTAATTGTGAAATTTAAGAAAAATATTTTTGCTAAAAATGCTATTGAATTAGGAAATGTTAGCATATCACCGAAAAAGGTTAAGGATGAATCTATTAAAAAACTAAATTCAAAAATCGGCGTAGAAAAAATTGTTAAATTATATAAAACAAAAAATAAAAATATTTCGGAATCTGGAAGCGTTTCGATTGTAAAACCAAAAGGAGTAAAAAGTGTAAATTTAAAAAATTTATATAAGATAGTTTTTCCTAAGAAAACAAATATTACTGATGCAGTAAATCAATATAATGCTAATAGTAATGTTTTGTATGCTGAACCAAATTATAAAACAGAAATTATGTTAACTCCGAATGATCCATATTATTCTTCTTTTGGATCATGGGGACAAGATTTTTTTGATATGTATGGACTTTATAATATTTCTGCAGGAAATGCCTGGAACCAGACAATTGGAAGTAGTAATGTAACAGTTGCAGTAATTGATACCGGACTTGATTATAACCATTCTGATATTGCTGATAATGTGTGGATTAATACTGATGAAATTTCAAATAACGGAATTGATGATGATAATAATGGTTATATTGATGATTATCGTGGTTATGATTTTGTAAATAATGATGCTGATCCAATTGATGATTATGGTCATGGGACGCATTGTTCTGGAACTATTGCTGCTGTTACAAATAATGAAGTTGGAGTTGCTGGAGTATCTTGGTCATCAAAAATTATGCCAGTAAAATTTTTAAATTCTTCAGGTTCTGGATATTATTCTGATGCAATTTTAGCGATACAATATTCTGTTGATAATGGTGCACAAATTTTATCAAATTCTTGGGGCGGGTATGGATCATCTCAAGGTTTGCAAGATGCAATTAATTATGCTTATTCTAATGGTGCAATATTTGTGGCAGCAGCTGGAAATAGCAATTGGGACGCTTCTTATTTTCAGCCAGCAGGAATGGATAATGTTTTGACTGTTTCCGCAGTTGATTATAATGAAACAAAAGCGAGTTTTTCGAATTATGGAGATGAAGTCGATGTTGCAGCGCCAGGTGTAAATATTTTATCATTACGTGCATCAGGAACAACAATGGGCTCTGTTGTTGGATCAAATTATACAATTGCTTCTGGAACTTCAATGGCAACTCCGCATGTTGCAGGTTTAGCAGCATTAATTTTGGCAGCTCATCCAACAATGTCAAATCAAGAGATAGAAAATAATATTAAGAATTATGCTGATGACAAAGGAGCAACTGGTTTTGATATTTATTATGGTTATGGAAGAATTAATGCCGAACAAGCAGTATTAGCAGCTCCAGTATCTTTAAGTTCAGATTTTTCAACAATTAGCGCTTTACCAACAAGAGTCAGTGTCAATAGTTCGGCATCAATTACTGTGACTGTTAAAAACGTTTATAATGTAGTAGTTGCTGGTAAAAAAGTAATATTAACAACAAATTTTGGAACCTTAAGCAAAACTTCTGGATATACAAATAGTTTAGGACAGTTAAGTGTTGATTTGACTTCTTCTTTGGCTGGAACAGCTAGAGTTGAGGCATCGGTTAATGGACAATCTTTAGGAAATACCAATATAGAATTTATTACTACTAATGATATTACACCACCGGCAAAAGTTGATAATTTTACAGCTAAAGCAGGAAGTAAATCAGTGACATTATATTGGACAAATCCTGATGATGTTGATTTGGCAGGAATTATAATAAGAAGAAAAACAGGCGGATATCCGATAAATAAAACTGATGGTCATTTGGTTTCCCAAGGTTTGAAATCAAGTGTGACTGATAATGGATTAGAAAATAAGCAAACTTATTATTATGTTGCTTTTGCATATGATACGAATAATAATTATTCTGAAGCTTCTTTTGCAAAAGCAAAGCCTATGAAAAAGAAAGGTTCTGATTCCATACCGCCAACACCTGTTCGTAAACTTAAGTTGGCACAAGTTGATGGCAAAGTAAGAATTACTTGGAAAAATCCAATTAACAGTGATTTTTCAGGAGTTTTGATAAAAAGGAGCGAGAATGGTTTTCCGGTTTTGCCAAAACAAGGAGATAAAATTTATAGAGGGATTGGAGAAAAAGTTGGAAATTCAAATTTGAGAAAAGCTGCAGATAAGAGTGTTAGCAAGAATAAGGTTTATTATTATTCAATCTTCGCTTTTGATGATGCTTCCAATTATTCATTGTTTAGGTCGAAATTAATTTTTGTAAAATGA
- a CDS encoding M48 family metallopeptidase has translation MATLYTEKSKNIWKTWLYITIFCLFIIALGFIFSYVMNSFFVLFLAVLLAIFMSFGSYWWSDKLVLAMNHAKPVTHENNIQLYHLVENLCITAGLPQPKIYIIEDASMNAFATGRDPNHAVICVTSGLLDKLDKMELEGVLAHELSHVGNRDILLSTVIVVLVGIVTLLADLFRHWTWFGGGRRDNENNQFGAILAIVALILSLLAPLAAILIQLAISRKREFLADADGALLTRYPEGLASALQKISGDPNPLRSANHATAHLFIVNPFKKSGFINKMFSTHPPVQERIDALLQMKK, from the coding sequence ATGGCGACTTTGTATACTGAGAAGAGCAAAAATATTTGGAAGACTTGGCTTTATATAACCATATTTTGTTTATTTATTATTGCACTTGGTTTTATTTTTAGTTATGTAATGAATTCTTTTTTTGTTTTATTTTTGGCGGTTTTGCTCGCGATATTTATGAGTTTTGGAAGTTATTGGTGGTCTGATAAATTAGTACTAGCAATGAATCATGCAAAGCCTGTAACTCATGAAAATAATATTCAACTTTATCATCTGGTAGAAAATTTGTGTATTACGGCTGGTTTGCCACAACCAAAAATTTATATTATCGAAGATGCTTCAATGAATGCTTTTGCAACTGGCAGAGATCCTAATCATGCAGTAATTTGCGTTACTTCCGGATTGTTAGATAAATTAGACAAAATGGAATTAGAAGGAGTATTGGCTCATGAGCTGTCTCATGTAGGAAATAGAGATATTTTATTATCAACAGTTATTGTCGTTTTGGTAGGTATTGTAACTTTGTTAGCGGATTTATTTAGGCATTGGACTTGGTTTGGTGGAGGCAGAAGAGATAATGAGAATAATCAGTTTGGCGCAATTTTAGCAATTGTAGCATTAATATTATCTTTGCTTGCACCATTGGCGGCAATTTTGATTCAACTAGCAATTTCAAGAAAAAGAGAATTTTTGGCTGATGCTGATGGCGCTTTATTAACACGCTATCCAGAAGGATTGGCATCAGCATTACAAAAAATTTCTGGCGATCCAAATCCATTACGAAGCGCAAATCATGCAACTGCGCATTTATTTATTGTTAATCCATTTAAAAAATCTGGTTTTATAAATAAAATGTTTTCAACTCATCCGCCGGTTCAAGAGAGAATTGATGCTTTACTGCAGATGAAAAAATAA